From the Clostridium cagae genome, the window CTGCGGATTATGGCAACTATGGACCATTATTCATTCGTATGGCTTGGCATAGTGCAGGAACCTATAGAGTTGGTGATGGTAGAGGTGGTGGAAGTTTGGGATTACAACGTTTTGCACCATTGAATAGCTGGCCTGATAATATTAATTTAGATAAAGCACGTCGTTTACTTTGGCCAATTAAAAAGAAATATGGAAATAAGATATCATGGGCAGATCTTCTGATATTAACTGGTAATTGTGCTTTAGAATCTATGGGATTAAAGACTTTGGGTTTTGGTGGTGGAAGAGTAGATGTTTGGGAGCCACAAGAGGATATTTATTGGGGGAGTGAAAAAGAGTGGCTTGGAGATGAACGTGAAAAAGGTGATAAAGAACTTGAAAATCCTTTAGCAGCTGTTCAAATGGGGTTAATATATGTAAACCCAGAAGGTCCTAATGGAAATCCAGATCCATTAGGTTCAGCTCATGATGTTAGAGAAACTTTTGCACGTATGGCTATGAATGATGAAGAAACTGTAGCACTTATAGCAGGAGGACATACTTTTGGTAAATGTCATGGTGCAGCTTCTCCTTCATATGTTGGCCCAGCACCAGAAGCAGCACCTATTGAAGAACAAGGTTTAGGGTGGAAGAATACCTATGGAAGTGGTAATGGTGATGATACAATAGGTAGTGGACTTGAAGGAGCATGGAAAGCTAATCCAACAAAATGGACTATGGGATATTTAAAAACATTATTTAAATATGATTGGGAATTAGTTAAAAGTCCAGCTGGAGCGTATCAATGGTTAGCTAAAAATGTAGATGAGGAAGATATGGTAATAGATGCTGAAGATTCAACAAAGAAACATAGACCGATGATGACTACAGCAGATTTGGGACTTCGTTATGATCCTATTTATGAACCAATAGCAAGAAATTATTTAAAAAATCCTGAAAAATTTGCTCATGATTTTGCTTCTGCATGGTTTAAACTAACACATAGAGATATGGGACCAATATCAAGATATCTTGGGCCAGAAGTTCCAAAAGAATCATTTATTTGGCAAGATCCTATACCACTTGTTAAACATAAATTGATTACTAAAAAAGATATTACACATATTAAGAAAAAAATCTTAGATTCTGGTTTATCTATATCTGATCTTGTAGCAACAGCTTGGGCATCAGCATCAACATTTCGTGGTTCTGATAAACGTGGTGGAGCAAATGGAGGTAGAATACGTCTTGAGCCACAAAAAAATTGGGAAGTTAATGAACCAAAGAAACTTAATAACGTTTTAAATACATTAAAACAAATTAAGGAAAATTTTAATAGTTCTCATTCAAAAGACAAGAAGGTTTCTTTGGCAGATATTATTATACTTGGCGGATGTGTAGGAATTGAACAAGCTGCAAAAAGAGCTGGATACAATATTAATGTCCCTTTCATTCCAGGACGCACCGATGCAACACAAGAACAAACTGATGTAAAATCATTTGCTGTACTTGAACCTAAGGAAGATGGATTTAGAAACTATTTAAAGACTAAATATGTAGTAAAACCAGAAGACATGTTAATTGATCGTGCACAACTATTGACACTTACAGCACCAGAAATGACAGTATTAATTGGTGGTATGCGTGTACTTAATTGTAATTATAATAAATCTAAAGATGGTGTTTTTACAAATAGACCAGAGTGTCTTACAAATGATTTTTTTGTAAATCTTCTTGATATGAATACAGTTTGGAAACCAAAATCTGAAGATAAAGATAGATTTGAAGGATTTGATAGAGAAACAGGTGAATTGAAATGGACAGCTACAAGAGTTGATCTTATTTTTGGTTCAAATTCTCAGCTTCGTGCCATTGCAGAAGTATATGCATGTGATGATAACAAAGAAAAATTTATACAGGATTTCATATTTGCATGGAATAAGATAATGAATGCAGATCGTTTTGAAATTAAATAAATTATTTAAATAGCTTTAACTAAGTTAATTTTAAACTTAATTAAGGCTATTTTAGATTAAAAAATCCACAATAACAAAGAAAAAATAGTAAAGACTAGAAATGATTCAAGAAATATGCTATTTTAAAAATGATATAGAATGTTTGGAAAATATCCAGAATTTTAAATACAAAAAGTAAAGATTGTATTTAGTTAATTCATAAAATATATATTTAGAAAAACTAATAAACTTTTCAAAAGAAATGGGTAATTTTAGTCACTTCAGAGGGTATATAATGCGTTTAAGGGATAAATGCTTATTATTTAGCACCTACCCCTTGAAAGATTAATCTTATCTATGTCAGTTTTTAGAGTTTACATAAAATTTGAAACGTACCAATAGTCAAATTTAATTATATATTGTAAACAGTTGATTTAGCAATTTGCATACCTACTTGTTCCAAAAAATACATTATTAAAAAATTCTTTAGTTGCATCACTACCTATAATAGCCTTAAACACATTTGTAGATACGCCTCCATTATCAACTAATCCATCTGTATAGTCTTGCGTAATTTTCCATTTCAATTTTCTTTCTTCTGTTGTTAATAATTCACTATTTTTGTCCATTTCAATAAATAATTGCAAATTATCTACAAACATAGATGATATCTCTGAATCTTTAGCTCTATCTGCTTTTTTAGCTGTACACACTGGTTTTAATGAATCATACCAGCATTCTTTAAGTGTCATATCCTCTAGTTGATTATGTTCTGCTTTAAGATTTGCAAATTTATTCATATAATTTAAATACAGTTCATCCTTTTCTGGTACTAAATCATAATATTCAATTAAAAAATTGCGTTTTTCATTCATGTATATATAATCGGTTGAAAACAAAGGTAATGATTTATAATATGGGGTAAGTACAAATGAAGCCATTTGAAGTTTAATTGAATCTTTAGAATCCATTACTAAAAGATTTCCTACGCCATTAATCTCATACTGTTTAATATTATAATCAATACCTTGTATTTGCAAATTAGAGAATTTTCCAGTTTCAACCTCTTTGAGGTCATAACTAGAAGTCAATAAATCCATTCCTCTTTTAATATGCTGCTCAATAATTTCCTTATTAATATCAAAAATATTTTCATTATCTGTTTTACTCATATCATTTCCCCCATTCTTAAAAATAATAGTTATCTATAACATGGTTTTAATTAAGTTTTCCTTCACGATTCAACTCATGGATATTCTTTATTTTATCAAATAAAATTGGGTTTTCATTTTCAATCTGAGCCTTATGCGCTAAAATTGCCTTCCATACGTTTTTAGGAACCTCAAACTGACTGAAATTTCCATTAACTAATTCGCCTTCAACCAAAGAAAACATATAGTCAAGTTCTTCATCTGAGTATTTTGGTCTCATACCTAAACTACCATATAGCTTAACGAATTCAACAGGGTTAGTACGATTGAAATCAAATGCTTTATCCCACCAGCTTGTATATTTCTCAAAACCATTTATGCCCATAAGTTCATCATTTATAGCATTAGCTGCATGGTATCCACACATTAATGCTCCTTGAACAATAACTTCAATATGAGCTGCACTATCACCAATTACAAGTACATTACCGCTGTATGGTTTTAGAAGTGAATCAAACGACTTAAGTGAACATCCTCTTCTTTCTATGACACGGGCATTAGTAAAGTGGTGACTCATTGGGCTATCTTTAATAAGTTTTTCGAAAAGAATATCAGGTCTTAAATCTTTATTACCCATAATGGTAAGTTCAATTGCATCATTATCTTCTATAGCAGATTCCACCATTACTTCTGCAAAAGGATGATATTCACTTCCATAGAATTGATTCCAACTTTGTGGTTCAAACCCAGTAGTACCTTCCATAATACAACTAAATACAAAAGGTGTGCCATAGTAAGTTCTTCCTTTGTTAAGACCAAATAATCCAGTTAATTTTGCATTGGCACCTTCAGCAATAACTAATTTCTTTGCTAAAATAGAAGAGTTTTTTTTATGATTTTTAATGTCTACTCTAACATGGTCACCTAAGTCTTCTCCCCCATATGCAATAGTTTCTAACATTAATTCTACACCTAGTTCTTCACAATCTTTACATAAATCTGAAAGTAGATGTCCTTTATCGAACTTTACAGCAAATGGTCTACGATCTGGATGTGCTAAATGTATTTTATGACCACTAGGAGAGTGATGATAGTTGTCAACAATATTTAATAAACGTCCAGTATAATTTATATGAAACCCATTCTTTGTAAAGATTATTTTATTATCTTCTATTTTAATAGTTTCATTTTCATATCCTTCATCGGTAACAAATTGAGCAGAGCATGCACGTTTTACTTTTGTAATATCTTTCTTAATTTCAATGACTGTTACTTTTAAACCTAATTCTGCTGCTCTTTTTGCAGTCATTAGTCCTGCAGGTCCTGCACCAACTACGATTAAATCAATCATATTTTCCATATTATAGCTCCTCTCAAATTAATTATTAAATGTATCTGTTAAAGTCATAGTATTCATTTTTTTGATTTTTTCATATATAATAGGTCTTTCACTTTGAATTTTGTCTTTATGCAATAAAATTGCATCCCAAATAAGTTTTGGAGTTTTATATTGGCTGTAAGTTCCTTCTAATGTTTTTCCTTCAACAAGAGAGAAAAGATAATCAAGTTCATCGTCAGTATATGTTGGTACAAGTGCATAACCTTGAGATACTAAAAGATATTCATCACTATTAAATTCAAAAGCGTTTTTCCACCAATTAGTGTAATCTTCAAAACCATTCTTTCCTTGTAGTTCCTCATTTATTGCATTTGCTGCATGATACCCACACATTAATCCACCTTGAACTTCAACTTCAACGAAGGCAGCACTATCACCAATTACAAGAACATTACCACTATAAGGTGTTTTTAGTGATGAAAAAGCTTTTACAGCACAGCCTTGTTTATCTATTAACTTAGCAGCTTCAAAATTCTTTTTAAGTGGACTGTTCTTAACAACATTTTCATAAATTGAATCTGGTCTTGCATTTGCAGAACCTGAAATTGTTAGTTCAAAAGTATTATTTCCATATAAGCTAGGCCCTATAATTATTGGTGCATTAGAAAAGAATGCTTTCCCATAAAAAAGATTCCAGCTATTTGGTTCAATTCCTGATATACCTTCAAGTATATATTTTACTACAAGAGCTGTAGCAAAGTTAGTTCTACCTTTATTAAAACCGAATAGGCCAGTTAAATGTGCATTTGCGCCCTCAGCAATAACAACTTTTTTTGCATTTAAAGTATAACTATTATTATTATCTTTAAGATTTATGCTTACGCAGTCACCATTATCAGATCCTCCAGATGCTAAAGTTGACAGTCTAATATCAACGCCTAAATTTACACAATCTTTACATAAATCATCAAGAAGTTTTCGTTTATCAAATTTTACAGCAAATGCTTTTTGACCTGGAAGAGCAAAATGAATTTTATGACCATTAGGAGATTTATAGTATTTATTCTTAACATCAACTAAAGCCCCAGTGTAATTAACTTCGAAATTATTCTTTGTAAATAATATTTTTCCATCTTCTAATTTAATAAATTCATTTTCATAACCATCATCTAAAATAAATTGAGCAGAACATGCTCGACGTAATTGTTCAAAATTTCTATTCTTTTCAATAAGTGTAACCTTCAATCCTAATTCTGCTGCAGTTTTTGCAGTCATAAGTCCTGCTGGTCCAGCGCCAATAACTAATAAATCAATAATATTATTCATAATTCTTAACATCTCCTTAATTTCTTAACTATAAATATAGTGTATTTTTACTTATTGGTAAAAATAATGTTTTTATAAAATTTAAATAGGTAGGCTACCTATTTATTATAATACTAATCTTATAATCATTAGTCAATGGCAACTAATGTAATAAAAAAATAAACTGATCTCAAATAGAAGTTTGTTTCTATTTTGAGACCAGCTTATTTTTTATTTTAAAAAGTAAAATTTTTTATTTATTAATTAGCTATTAATTCATATTACTATACCACTCATTAAAATATATATTAACTTTGCTTAATAGTTCAATTAATAATTCACTCTGTTGTTTTCCTAACTTTTCTACAAGGCCAGAAAACAAAGTATCATAGTATTCAGTTATCTTATGTACTATTTTTTTACCACTATTAGTTAATGTTATTTCAACAAATCTTTTATCATTTTTGTTTATATGTCTTTCTATATAACCTTTATCAGTTAAATTTTTTATTAACTCTGTAGCAGTTGGAGAAGCAATAGATAGATTTTTACTAATACTAGAAACAGATATGTTGCAATCTTTTTCTTGAGAAAGATGTTCTATACAAAGTAAAACTCGAGCTTCACTTTTTTTTATTCCCATTAAATTTTGATTATGTTTTTGAAGTCTTGTTAAATTTTCAAATGTTTCTACAAATTTTTTTATATCTATATTTGATTGTGTATTCAAAAAAATTCACCTCATTTAGTATATATTAATTAAAAAAAATAGATTTGTCCATGAGATTTAAGTTTTAATTTTACTAATTTAACGTATTCTTAGTTTGATTACATACTAACTAAATTTGTAGTAAGTTAATCAGCTTTTCCAACTCTTCAGATAAATCTTTTGCAGTGGTAAAATCATTATCTTTTAAAGCTAATTCTATTTTTGTTTCAACTGATTTTTTATTTTGTTCAATTTCTAAATAATCTTTTCCAAAATAATTGGCATAAACCATTTTTTTGAAAGTTTTCATATTCATTCTTCTTATGTTCTTATCTTCAACAATTAAAATATAATCCATACAGTTTACTATAGAATAGAAATCATGAGAAACCATTAGAATAGCACCATTATAATTTTTTATGGCTTTTTCTAATGCTATTTGTGAATATGTATCTAAATGACTTGTAGGCTCATCAAGAAGTAACAAGTTTGCATTACTAGCAGAAATTTTAGCTAATTGAAGCATATTTTTTTCTCCACCAGATAAAGACTCTATCTTTTGATTAAGTATTTCTTCATTTTCAAAACCATATTCAAAAATATGTAATTTAATGTCTTCATAAGTTTCAAAACTAGCCTCCAAAAACTCTTCAAGTATGGTATTAGAATCATTTAGTGTTTTGCCTTGAATCTGAGATAAATAAGCCATTTGAACTTGTTCATTTACTTCAATAGAATTATTATTATTTTTAAATATTTCTTTAAGTAAAGTGGTTTTTCCAGTACCATTTGAACCGACAATAGCTACTTTATCAGTAGATTTAATCTCAAAGTTAACATTTTCTAACAGTATCTCATCAAAGGCAACACTGTAATTATTAACTTTTAAAGCAATAGTTTCTTCAAGTTTATTATAGGTATTTAAATTGATATCTGGTTCTTTAATAGCTATAAATGGAGCTTTAATTCTACGTTCTTCTAATCTTTCTTGAATTTTAACTCTAGCCCTTAGAGTTTTCCCTCTGAATTGTTCCGCATTTTCAGTTGCAAGCTCTCGAAGTCTTTCTATTAATATATCATTTCTTTCAATTTCAGCAGTATCTTCAGCAGCCAGTTCTTGTAATTCAATTTTAGTTTGAAGTAATGAGAAGTTATAATCAATATAGCTTCCATCAAACTCTTGTATCTCCATGTTTTCAAGATGAAGAATTTTGTTGAAACAATTATTTAATAGATATCTATTGTGCGTAATAATTAACATTGTTCCTTTGTGTGAATTAATTAGATTTTTAAGAGAATTAAGGTTTCCAAAGTCTAAAAACACATCTGGTTCATCCATAATTATTAAGTCTGGGCTATTTAGCATTGCTTTAATTACTTGAATAAGTTTGAATTCTCCACCACTAAGTTCAGATATCATTAAATCTTTATAATTGATTAAGTTTGTAAGATTAAGTTTCTTATTAATAATGTTTTCGAAATCATCGCCATTAATTGCATCAAATGCGTCTAAAGCTTGTTGATACTTTTCTAGTAAAGTATCAATATCTGAAGATGTTTCCATTTCAGTACAAATAGATGTTATTTCATTTTGTAGTTTAATAAAATCTTCTGCTATATATTCGAAAACTGTAATTTCTTTTATTTTATCTAGTTGTGAGAATTGACTTACATACCCAATTCTACAATTTGGAGATATTTCTAATTTACCATCAAACATATATTCTTCTGGATCCATAAGTATATCTATAAGTGTACTTTTTCCACTGCCATTTGTTCCTATAAAAGCACAATGCTCACCATCTTCTAATGTAAATGAAATGTTATTATATAAATCCTTTTGGGGAAATGAGTAGGATAAGTTATCAACCTTTATCATATTATTACCTCTCTTTATAACTTAAAAAAGAGCTTATAAAAATAAGCGCTTTAATATATTCTTATTAATTGAAATTTTACACTTGATTTTTATGTAGTAAAGACATTTTACTAAGTTTAACATTGACAGCATAACATTTTTTTCGACTAAGTTCAATCATTTCATATAATAAACAAAAACTGTCTTAGTATTCTAATATGTTAAGTATATTAGTCTATTTTTGTGCACACACTTTAGTGGGATTTTCGCTAAGGGGGGAATTTTTACGCAAAAAGGGTTTTATGAGAAAACATTTATAATATGATGTTTGGATTTTATGAATAGGATATAATTAAGATAAGATTACGAATAGGAGTGATTAATATGAAGTATAGTGAGGCAAGGCAAGTATATAAAAATAAGTGGATATGAGTAAGAATAAATGGTTGATTTAAAGTTTTTATAAAAGGTCTATTTTGCAATTAAAGTAATTATTATTAAGATAAATTTAAAAAAATCTTAATAATATATTGCATAATAAGAAAAAAAGTGATATTATGTAAACGTAGTCAAAAAAGAATGTTTAGTAAGAGTTCTTAAGTAGATTACAATAAAATATAAATATTTAGCGTGTTACTGATTCGATCAGGCATAAGCGTAGGGAAATAAAAAATGCAATAGAGTAAATGTAATATTGTTTGTTGTATCATATGTTTTGTACAATTTTTTAAGGTATTATAATTTTTTATGATTTAATTTAGTGTACAAACAATGTGACCAAATTTGAACATATATTGCTTTATTTTATTTCCAAATGCTTATGTCTTTTTTGTTTTTGTAACAAATAAAAAATAGGAGGTATAAAAATGGTAGGAATTATTCTTGCTAGTCACGGAGAATTTGCTAACGGCATCATGCAATCTGGTAAAATGATTTTTGGAGAACAAGCAAACGTAAAAGCTGTTACGTTGATGCCTAGTGAAGGACCTGATGATCTTAAAGCAAAAATGAAAGACGCAATTGCATCCTTTGACAATCAAGATGAAGTCTTATTCTTAGTTGATCTTTGGGGCGGTACACCATTCAATCAAGCAAATGGCTTATTTCAAGAACACAAAGATAAATGGGCAATAGTAGCTGGTTTAAATTTACCAATGCTTATTGAAGCTTATGGTGCACGTCTTTCTATGGAATCTGCACAAGAAATTGCATCTTATATCTTAACATCAGCTAAAGAAGGAGTTAAGGTTAAGCCAGAAGAATTAGAACCAGAAGATAGTGGCAAGGCTATTGAAGCTTCAGCTGAACAATCTAATGCAGGTAAACCAGGATCATTTGAATATGTTTTAGCTCGTATTGATTCTCGTTTACTTCATGGTCAAGTAGCGACTGCTTGGACAAAAACTGTTCAACCTACAAGAATTATTGTAGTTTCAGATGCAGTATCTAAAGATGAGCTTCGTAAGAAATTAATACAACAAGCTGCTCCTCCTGGAGTTAAAGCTCATGTTGTTCCAGTTGATCATATGATTAAACTTGCAAAAGATGATCAACATTTTGGTGGTCAACGTGCATTACTTCTTTTTGAAAATCCAGAAGATGTACTTAGAGCGGTAGAAGGTGGAGTGCCATTAAAGACAATAAATGTTGGCTCTATGGCCCATTCTATAGGTAAGGTTCAACCAAATAAAGTACTTGCTTTTAATCAAAAAGATATTGATACATTTAATAAGTTAAAACAAGCTGGACTTAATTTTGATGTTCGTAAAGTACCGAATGATTCAAAAGGAAATATGGATGAAATACTTAAAAGAGCACAAGAAGAATTAAAAAAACAAAAATAATTTAATTATTAATAAAAGGAGGATTAATAACCATGACTTTAAATATAGTTCAAGTTATATTAGTCATTATTGTAGCATTTTTAGCTGGTATGGAAGGTATATTGGATGAATTTCATTTCCACCAACCAATAATTGCTTGTACGTTAATTGGCTTAGTTACAGGTAACTTACTACCATGTTTAATCTTAGGCGGTATGCTTCAAATGATTGCCTTAGGTTGGGCAAATATAGGTGCTGCCGTAGCACCTGATGCAGCATTAGCATCTGTTGCATCAGCAATCATTTTAGTTCTTGGAGGACAAGGAAAAGAAGGAATTTCTTCAGCAATCGCTATTGCTGTTCCTTTAGCAGTTGCAGGACTATTATTAACAATTATTTGTCGTACAATTGCTACAGCATTTGTACATTTTATGGATGCAGCGGCTGAAGAAGGAAATATAAGGGCTATTGAAATGTGGCAAATTGTTGCTATTTGTATGCAGGGTGTACGTATTGCAATTCCAGCAGCATTAATTTTAATAATTGGTGCTGGTCCAATATCAGGGTTACTTGCAGCTATGCCAGCTTGGTTAACAGATGGTTTAGCAATTGGTGGTGGAATGGTTGTAGCCGTTGGTTACGCAATGGTAATTAATATGATGGCTACAAAAGAAGTTTGGCCATTCTTTGCAATTGGTTTCGTATTAGCAACTATCTCACAAATTACACTTATCGGACTTGGAGCAATAGGTGTAGCTTTAGCTCTTATTTACTTAGCACTTAGCAAACAAGGTGGAGTAGGTAATGGTGGAAGTTCAAATACTGGTGATCCTTTAGGGGATATCATTGATAGATACTAAGAAGGGAGAGGAAACGAAAATGTCAAAACAATTAAAATTAACAAAAAGAGATCGTATTTCTGTTTGGTTCCGTTCATTTTTCCTTCAAGGTTCTTGGAACTATGAAAGAATGCAAAACGGTGGTTGGGTATATGCAATGATTCCAGCAATCAAGAGATTATATAAGACTAAAGAAGAGCGTTCAGCTGCATTAAAACGTCACTTAGAGTTCTTTAACACTCATCCATATGTAGCTTCACCAATAATTGGTGTAACTTTAGCCTTGGAAGAAGAACGTGCAAATGGTGCAGAAATTGATGATGCAACTATTCAAGGTGTTAAAATTGGTATGATGGGACCTTTGGCTGGTATCGGAGATCCAGTTTTCTGGTTTACTGTTAAGCCAATTTTAGGGGCATTAGCTGCTTCACTTGCTATGACTGGTAATATTCTTGGACCACTTATCTATTTCTTTGCTTGGAATGCCATCCGTATGTCATTTATGTGGTATACACAAGAGTTTGGTTATAAAGCAGGTTCTCGTATTACTGATGATTTATCAGGTGGTGTATTACAAGATATTACAAAGGGAGCATCTATACTAGGTATGTTCATTTTGGGGTCATTAGTTAATAGGTGGGTATCTGTTAATTTTGCACCAGTAGTATCATCTGTTAAGTTAAGTGAGGGTGCGTTTATTGATTGGAATACTCTTCCACAAGGAGCAGAAGGCATAAAAACAGCTTTAATGCAACAAGGCGCAGGTATGTCATTAACTCCTGAAAAAGTTACAACATTACAAAATAATTTAGATTCATTAATTCCTGGACTTGCAGGATTAATACTTACACTTATTTGTATGTGGTTGCTTAAGAAGAAGGTATCTCCAATTGTTATAATTCTTGGATTATTCGTAATTGGTATTGTATTCCATTTAATTGGTTTAATGTAATATTTTTTGCTTAGCCTAGGCTTTTAGCCTGGGCTTTTGTTAACATATAAAGCAGTTAAAATAAGAAAAACAATTTTCATAATACTAATGAAACAAATTATTGAAGTATGTGTTTTTTATATATTTTTAAATGATTGATAGAAGTATATAAAGAATATATAATAAAGACAAATGTATATATAAGTAGAAAAGAGGTATTTTAGATGGTTCAATCACTGAATACAAAAGTAGATCTAGTAATTGATGCAACAGCTTTTACTGGATTTGCAGATTATGGTAAAATAATGATAGGCGATAAAGGCTTTGAGTTCTATAATTCTCGTGATTCTCATAAATATATTCAAATCCCTTGGGAAGAAGTTGAATATGTCATTGCATCCGTACTGTTTAAAGGAAAGTGGATTCCACGATATGCAATTCGAACAAAGAAAAACGGTACATATACTTTTTCTTCTAAAGATGCAAAAAAAGTACTTCGTGCTGTTCGAAATTATGTTAATCCAGATCACATGGTTAATTCTTTAAGTTTTTTTGATGTGGTGAAACGAGCAGTTAAATCCATGTTTAAGAAGAGTTGATTAACTAAAGAACTTATAATGTATATAAATATGTGAAAAGTAATTTGATCTTGTCTGAGAGTTAATAAAAGCTTTCACTGAGGAGATTTTAGATCTCAATTTAGGATAATTAATACAGTTTTTCATTAAAAAATTAAGGAACTTACTATTTTATAGTAAGTTTTTTTATTATCTTTTATTACAAATAAATACAATATATCATAAAAAAGGATAAATAAATTTGTAGAATAAATTTAAAATATAAACT encodes:
- a CDS encoding PTS mannose/fructose/sorbose transporter subunit IIC, which codes for MTLNIVQVILVIIVAFLAGMEGILDEFHFHQPIIACTLIGLVTGNLLPCLILGGMLQMIALGWANIGAAVAPDAALASVASAIILVLGGQGKEGISSAIAIAVPLAVAGLLLTIICRTIATAFVHFMDAAAEEGNIRAIEMWQIVAICMQGVRIAIPAALILIIGAGPISGLLAAMPAWLTDGLAIGGGMVVAVGYAMVINMMATKEVWPFFAIGFVLATISQITLIGLGAIGVALALIYLALSKQGGVGNGGSSNTGDPLGDIIDRY
- a CDS encoding PTS system mannose/fructose/sorbose family transporter subunit IID; the protein is MSKQLKLTKRDRISVWFRSFFLQGSWNYERMQNGGWVYAMIPAIKRLYKTKEERSAALKRHLEFFNTHPYVASPIIGVTLALEEERANGAEIDDATIQGVKIGMMGPLAGIGDPVFWFTVKPILGALAASLAMTGNILGPLIYFFAWNAIRMSFMWYTQEFGYKAGSRITDDLSGGVLQDITKGASILGMFILGSLVNRWVSVNFAPVVSSVKLSEGAFIDWNTLPQGAEGIKTALMQQGAGMSLTPEKVTTLQNNLDSLIPGLAGLILTLICMWLLKKKVSPIVIILGLFVIGIVFHLIGLM
- a CDS encoding DUF956 family protein, encoding MVQSLNTKVDLVIDATAFTGFADYGKIMIGDKGFEFYNSRDSHKYIQIPWEEVEYVIASVLFKGKWIPRYAIRTKKNGTYTFSSKDAKKVLRAVRNYVNPDHMVNSLSFFDVVKRAVKSMFKKS